In one window of Micromonospora cathayae DNA:
- the rpsG gene encoding 30S ribosomal protein S7 has protein sequence MPRKGPAPRRPLVADPVYNSPLVTQLVNKILLRGKRQLAERIVYAALEGCREKSGTDPVVTLKRAMDNVKPTLEVRSRRVGGATYQVPVEVRPARATTLGLRWLVTYSRARREKTMVERLMNELLDASNGLGAAVKRREDTHKMAESNKAFAHYRW, from the coding sequence ATGCCGCGTAAGGGACCCGCTCCGCGGCGACCGCTGGTCGCTGACCCGGTGTACAACTCGCCGCTGGTCACCCAGCTCGTGAACAAGATCCTGCTGCGTGGCAAGCGTCAGCTCGCCGAGCGCATCGTGTACGCGGCCCTGGAGGGCTGCCGCGAGAAGTCCGGCACCGACCCCGTCGTCACCCTCAAGCGGGCGATGGACAACGTCAAGCCGACCCTCGAGGTGCGCAGCCGCCGGGTCGGTGGCGCCACCTACCAGGTCCCGGTCGAGGTGCGCCCCGCGCGGGCGACCACCCTCGGGCTGCGCTGGCTGGTGACCTACTCCCGCGCCCGGCGCGAGAAGACCATGGTCGAGCGGCTGATGAACGAGCTGCTGGACGCCAGCAACGGCCTCGGTGCCGCCGTCAAGCGGCGCGAGGACACGCACAAGATGGCCGAGTCCAACAAGGCCTTCGCGCACTACCGCTGGTAA
- the rpsL gene encoding 30S ribosomal protein S12, producing MPTIQQLVRKGRQAKTSKTKTPALKGSPQRRGVCTRVYTTTPKKPNSALRKVARVKLSSQIEVTAYIPGVGHNLQEHSIVLVRGGRVKDLPGVRYKIVRGSLDTQGVRNRKQARSRYGAKKEKS from the coding sequence GTGCCCACGATCCAGCAGCTGGTCCGCAAGGGCCGACAGGCGAAGACGAGCAAGACCAAGACCCCGGCGCTGAAGGGTTCCCCTCAGCGGCGCGGCGTGTGCACCCGCGTGTACACCACCACCCCCAAGAAGCCGAACTCGGCGCTGCGCAAGGTCGCTCGTGTCAAGCTCAGCAGCCAGATCGAGGTGACCGCCTACATCCCGGGCGTGGGTCACAACCTGCAGGAGCACTCGATCGTGCTCGTCCGTGGCGGCCGGGTGAAGGACCTCCCCGGCGTGCGTTACAAGATCGTTCGCGGTTCGCTGGACACCCAGGGTGTCCGGAACCGCAAGCAGGCGCGCAGCCGTTACGGCGCGAAGAAGGAGAAGAGCTGA
- a CDS encoding DNA-directed RNA polymerase subunit beta', giving the protein MLDVNFFDELRIGLATADDIRQWSHGEVKKPETINYRTLKPEKDGLFCEKIFGPQRDWECYCGKYKRVRFKGIICERCGVEVTRSKVRRERMGHIELAAPVTHIWYFKGVPSRLGYLLDLAPKDLEKIIYFASYVVTSVDAESRHRDLSTIENEILAEKRQSENSRDSEIEKRAAKLEADLAELEAEGAKADVRRKVKEGGEREMRQIRDRAQREIDRLDEVLDTFRKLEPKQLVTDELLYRELRDRFGEYFTGGMGAEAIKALVQNMDLDAEAENLREIIRSGKGQRKIRALKRLKVVAAFLNTRNSPLGMVLDCVPVIPPDLRPMVQLDGGRFATSDLNDLYRRVINRNNRLKRLIDLGAPEIIVNNEKRMLQEAVDALFDNGRRGRPVTGPGNRPLKSLSDMLKGKQGRFRQNLLGKRVDYSGRSVIVVGPKLKLHQCGLPKQMALELFKPFVMKRLVDLNHAQNIKSAKRMVERQRPVVWDVLEEVIGEHPVLLNRAPTLHRLGIQAFEPQLVEGKAIQIHPLVCTAFNADFDGDQMAVHVPLSAEAQAEARILMLSSNNILKPADGKPVTMPTQDMIIGLYHLTHLTPGGKGEGRTFSSDAEARMAFDNGELGLQSPVRIRLRGITGIDNGAGAEPWVAPEDWVEGEQLIVDTTLGRVLFNETMPVGYRFVNYEVRKGQLSAIVNDLAERFPKVALAATLDGLKEAGFHWATWSGVTIGMEDVVTPPSKKEILSRYEKEADRIDKQYQRGLMTGEERRGELIEIWTKATNEVAKNLETSLPRENPLWKMIHSGARGNLLQLRQIAAIRGLVANPKGEIIPRPIKSSYREGLSVLEYFISTHGARKGLADTALRTADSGYLTRRLVDVSQDVIIREEDCGTDRAIPMQVGERIDGKLVVHEHAETGVHARTLADDIKGPDGTVVVERGADLNSILVDKIVAAGVENVRVRSVLTCESKLGVCGACYGRSLPTGKTVDIGEAVGIIAAQSIGEPGTQLTMRTFHTGGVAGEDITQGLPRVTEIFEARVPKGKAPIADTPGRIRIEDGERSRKIIVIPDDGSDEIVYDKISKRVRLRPGVHDGGHVEVGEKLTEGTIDPHELLRILGPRAVQVHLTQEVQEVYRSQGVLIHDKHIEIIIRQMLKRVTVIDSGSTEFLPGVLVDRALFESENRRLVGEGGEPAAGRPVLMGITKASLATDSWLSAASFQETTRVLTDAAIHARSDSLIGLKENVIIGKLIPAGTGISKYRNVRVEPTEEAKAKVYSMTGYPETDYGFGPASGQAVPLDDFDFGSYR; this is encoded by the coding sequence GTGCTCGACGTCAACTTCTTCGACGAGCTGCGCATCGGCCTCGCCACCGCCGACGACATCCGTCAGTGGTCCCACGGCGAGGTCAAGAAGCCTGAGACGATCAACTACCGCACCCTGAAGCCGGAGAAGGACGGACTCTTCTGCGAGAAGATCTTCGGTCCTCAGCGGGACTGGGAGTGCTACTGCGGCAAGTACAAGCGGGTCCGGTTCAAGGGCATCATCTGTGAGCGCTGCGGCGTCGAGGTGACCCGGTCCAAGGTGCGTCGCGAGCGCATGGGGCACATCGAGCTGGCCGCCCCGGTGACCCACATCTGGTACTTCAAGGGCGTGCCGAGCCGGCTGGGCTACCTGCTGGACCTCGCCCCCAAGGACCTCGAGAAGATCATCTACTTCGCCTCGTACGTCGTGACGAGCGTGGACGCCGAGTCGCGTCACCGTGACCTCTCGACCATCGAGAACGAGATCCTGGCCGAGAAGCGGCAGTCGGAGAACAGCCGCGACTCGGAGATCGAGAAGCGGGCCGCCAAGCTCGAGGCCGACCTGGCCGAGCTGGAGGCCGAGGGTGCCAAGGCGGACGTCCGGCGCAAGGTCAAGGAGGGCGGAGAGCGCGAGATGCGCCAGATCCGCGACCGGGCCCAGCGCGAGATCGACCGCCTGGACGAGGTGCTGGACACCTTCCGCAAGCTCGAGCCGAAGCAGCTGGTCACCGACGAGCTGCTCTACCGCGAGCTGCGCGACCGGTTCGGCGAGTACTTCACCGGCGGCATGGGCGCCGAGGCGATCAAGGCGCTGGTCCAGAACATGGACCTGGACGCCGAGGCGGAGAACCTCCGCGAGATCATCCGCTCCGGCAAGGGCCAGCGGAAGATCCGGGCGCTCAAGCGGCTCAAGGTCGTCGCGGCGTTCCTCAACACCCGCAACTCGCCGCTCGGCATGGTGCTGGACTGCGTCCCGGTCATCCCGCCGGACCTGCGGCCGATGGTGCAGCTCGACGGTGGCCGGTTCGCCACCTCGGACCTGAACGACCTGTACCGCCGGGTGATCAACCGGAACAACCGGCTCAAGCGGCTGATCGACCTCGGCGCGCCCGAGATCATCGTCAACAACGAGAAGCGGATGCTCCAGGAGGCCGTCGACGCGCTGTTCGACAACGGCCGTCGTGGTCGTCCGGTCACCGGCCCGGGTAACCGGCCGCTGAAGTCGCTCTCCGACATGCTCAAGGGCAAGCAGGGCCGGTTCCGGCAGAACCTGCTCGGCAAGCGGGTCGACTACTCCGGTCGTTCCGTCATCGTGGTCGGCCCGAAGCTGAAGCTGCACCAGTGCGGCCTGCCCAAGCAGATGGCGCTGGAGCTGTTCAAGCCGTTCGTCATGAAGCGGCTGGTCGACCTGAACCACGCCCAGAACATCAAGTCCGCCAAGCGGATGGTCGAGCGGCAGCGGCCGGTCGTGTGGGACGTGCTGGAAGAGGTCATCGGCGAGCACCCGGTGCTGCTCAACCGGGCGCCGACCCTGCACCGACTCGGCATCCAGGCGTTCGAGCCGCAGCTGGTCGAGGGCAAGGCCATCCAGATCCACCCGCTGGTCTGCACCGCGTTCAACGCCGACTTCGACGGTGACCAGATGGCGGTGCACGTGCCGCTGTCCGCCGAGGCCCAGGCCGAGGCGCGGATCCTGATGCTGTCGTCGAACAACATCCTCAAGCCGGCCGACGGCAAGCCGGTGACCATGCCCACCCAGGACATGATCATCGGTCTGTACCACCTCACCCACCTCACCCCCGGTGGCAAGGGCGAGGGGCGGACGTTCAGCTCCGACGCCGAGGCGCGGATGGCGTTCGACAACGGCGAGCTGGGCCTCCAGTCGCCGGTGCGGATCCGGCTGCGCGGCATCACCGGCATCGACAATGGTGCCGGCGCCGAGCCGTGGGTCGCGCCGGAGGACTGGGTCGAGGGCGAGCAGCTGATCGTCGACACCACCCTGGGCCGGGTGCTGTTCAACGAGACCATGCCGGTCGGCTACCGCTTCGTGAACTACGAGGTGCGCAAGGGGCAGCTCTCCGCGATCGTCAACGACCTCGCCGAGCGGTTCCCGAAGGTGGCCCTGGCGGCCACCCTGGACGGGCTCAAGGAGGCCGGCTTCCACTGGGCCACCTGGTCCGGCGTCACCATCGGCATGGAGGACGTGGTCACCCCGCCGAGCAAGAAGGAGATCCTGTCCCGGTACGAGAAGGAAGCCGACCGGATCGACAAGCAGTACCAGCGGGGCCTGATGACCGGTGAGGAGCGCCGCGGCGAACTCATCGAGATCTGGACCAAGGCCACCAACGAGGTCGCCAAGAACCTGGAGACCTCGCTGCCCCGGGAGAACCCGCTGTGGAAGATGATCCACTCGGGGGCCCGCGGTAACCTGCTCCAGCTCCGGCAGATCGCCGCGATCCGTGGTCTGGTGGCCAACCCCAAGGGCGAGATCATCCCGCGACCGATCAAGTCGAGCTACCGGGAGGGTCTGTCCGTACTGGAGTACTTCATCTCCACGCACGGCGCCCGGAAGGGTCTCGCGGACACCGCGCTGCGGACCGCCGACTCGGGTTACCTGACCCGGCGTCTGGTGGACGTGTCGCAGGACGTCATCATCCGCGAGGAGGACTGCGGCACCGACCGGGCCATCCCGATGCAGGTCGGCGAGCGGATCGACGGCAAGCTGGTGGTGCACGAGCACGCCGAGACCGGCGTGCACGCCCGGACCCTGGCCGACGACATCAAGGGGCCGGACGGCACCGTGGTCGTCGAGCGGGGCGCGGACCTGAACTCGATCCTGGTCGACAAGATCGTCGCGGCCGGGGTGGAGAACGTCCGGGTGCGCAGCGTGCTGACCTGCGAGTCGAAGCTGGGTGTCTGCGGTGCCTGCTACGGGCGTTCGCTGCCGACCGGCAAGACCGTGGACATCGGCGAGGCGGTCGGCATCATCGCCGCCCAGTCGATCGGTGAGCCGGGTACCCAGCTCACGATGCGTACCTTCCACACCGGTGGTGTCGCGGGTGAGGACATCACCCAGGGTCTGCCCCGTGTCACCGAGATCTTCGAGGCCCGGGTCCCGAAGGGCAAGGCGCCCATCGCCGACACCCCCGGCCGGATCCGGATCGAGGACGGCGAGCGGTCCCGGAAGATCATCGTCATCCCCGACGACGGCAGCGACGAGATCGTGTACGACAAGATCTCGAAGCGGGTCCGGCTCCGGCCGGGCGTCCACGACGGCGGTCACGTCGAGGTCGGCGAGAAGCTCACCGAGGGCACCATCGACCCGCACGAGCTGCTGCGCATCCTCGGCCCGCGCGCGGTCCAGGTCCACCTGACCCAGGAGGTCCAGGAGGTCTACCGTTCGCAGGGTGTGCTCATCCACGACAAGCACATCGAGATCATCATCCGCCAGATGCTCAAGCGGGTGACGGTCATCGACTCCGGCTCGACCGAGTTCCTGCCGGGCGTGCTGGTCGACCGGGCGCTGTTCGAGTCGGAGAACCGCCGACTCGTCGGCGAGGGCGGCGAGCCCGCCGCCGGCCGTCCGGTGCTGATGGGTATCACCAAGGCGTCGCTGGCCACCGACTCGTGGCTGTCGGCGGCCTCCTTCCAGGAGACCACCCGGGTGCTGACGGACGCGGCGATCCACGCCCGCAGCGACTCGCTGATCGGCCTCAAGGAGAACGTGATCATCGGTAAGCTCATCCCGGCCGGTACCGGTATCTCCAAGTACCGCAACGTCCGGGTGGAGCCGACCGAGGAGGCGAAGGCCAAGGTCTACTCGATGACCGGCTACCCGGAGACCGACTACGGCTTCGGGCCGGCCAGCGGCCAGGCGGTGCCGCTGGACGACTTCGACTTCGGGTCGTACCGCTGA
- a CDS encoding DNA-directed RNA polymerase subunit beta, whose amino-acid sequence MAASRPAKTSRTSSAFAPRRVSFGRITEHLEVPNLLAIQNESFDWLVGNEAWQGRSADDPHARSGLAEILDEISPIEDFSGTMSLSFSAPRFDEVKASIEECKEKDLTYCAPLFVTAEFTNNTTGEIKSQTVFMGDFPMMTPKGTFIINGTERVVVSQLVRSPGVYFDKQPDKTSDRDLSSVKVIPSRGAWLEFDIDKRDTVGVRIDRKRRQAVTVLLKAIGWSAEQIRERFDWSELMMTTLEKDHIAGQDEALLDIYRKLRPGEPPTRENAQTLLDNLFFNPKRYDVAKVGRYKFNKKLEVQVPITTGTLTEDDIVATVEYLCRLHAGEEGYEADDIDHFGNRRLRTVGELIQNQVRVGLSRMERVVRERMTTQDVEAITPQTLINIRPVVAAIKEFFGTSQLSQFMDQTNPLAGLTHRRRLSALGPGGLSRERAGFEVRDVHPSHYGRMCPIETPEGPNIGLIGALSTFARVNPFGFIETPYRKVVDGRVTDQIDYLTADEEDRFVKAQANAPLLADGTFAEDRVLVRRKGGETEDVPPSAVDYMDVSPRQMTSVATAMIPFLEHDDANRALMGANMQRQAVPLVKAESPLVGTGMEYRAAVDAGDVVVAEVGGVIEDLCADYITIHQDDGHRRTYLLHKFRRSNAGSCVNQKPVVFEGDRVEAGQVIADGPCTDEGEMALGRNLLVAFMTWEGHNYEDAIILSQRLVQQDVLTSIHIEEHEVDARDTKLGPEEITRDIPNVSEEMLADLDERGIIRIGAEVVPGDILVGKVTPKGETELTPEERLLRAIFGEKAREVRDTSLKVPHGETGTVIGVRTFSREDGDELPPGVNELVRVYVAQKRKIQDGDKLAGRHGNKGVISKILPVEDMPFLEDGTPVDIVLNPLGVPGRMNIGQVLETHLGWVAKTGWQVDGEDADWKRALRSIDAAEAEPDTNVATPVFDGAREEEISGLLASTLPNRDGKQLIGSSGKAQLFDGRSGEPLPDPIAVGYIYILKLNHLVDDKIHARSTGPYSMITQQPLGGKAQFGGQRFGEMECWAMQAYGAAYALQELLTIKSDDVLGRVKVYEAIVKGENIPEPGIPESFKVLLKELQSLCLNVEVLSSDGVALEMRETDDEVFRAAEELGIDLSRRPNEGVSSVDEV is encoded by the coding sequence TTGGCAGCTTCCCGCCCTGCGAAGACCAGTCGTACGTCGAGCGCTTTCGCTCCCCGCCGTGTCTCATTCGGCAGGATCACCGAACACCTCGAGGTCCCCAACCTCCTCGCCATCCAGAACGAGTCCTTCGACTGGCTCGTCGGCAACGAGGCTTGGCAGGGCCGGTCAGCTGATGACCCGCACGCACGCTCGGGTCTCGCGGAGATTCTCGACGAGATCAGTCCCATTGAGGACTTCTCCGGCACCATGTCGCTCTCCTTCTCGGCACCGCGCTTCGACGAGGTCAAGGCCTCGATCGAGGAGTGCAAGGAGAAGGACCTGACCTACTGCGCGCCGCTGTTCGTGACCGCGGAGTTCACCAACAACACCACCGGCGAGATCAAGAGCCAGACGGTGTTCATGGGTGACTTCCCGATGATGACGCCGAAGGGCACCTTCATCATCAACGGCACCGAGCGCGTCGTGGTCAGCCAGCTCGTCCGCTCGCCGGGCGTGTACTTCGACAAGCAGCCGGACAAGACCTCCGACCGCGACCTCTCCAGCGTCAAGGTCATCCCGAGCCGGGGTGCCTGGCTGGAGTTCGACATCGACAAGCGCGACACCGTCGGTGTCCGTATCGACCGTAAGCGCCGGCAGGCCGTCACCGTCCTGCTGAAGGCGATCGGGTGGTCCGCCGAGCAGATCCGCGAGCGGTTCGACTGGTCCGAGCTGATGATGACCACCCTGGAGAAGGACCACATCGCCGGCCAGGACGAGGCGCTGCTCGACATCTACCGGAAGCTCCGCCCTGGCGAGCCGCCGACCCGCGAGAACGCCCAGACCCTGCTCGACAACCTCTTCTTCAACCCGAAGCGGTACGACGTCGCCAAGGTCGGTCGGTACAAGTTCAACAAGAAGCTCGAAGTGCAGGTGCCGATCACCACCGGCACGCTGACCGAGGACGACATCGTCGCCACCGTGGAGTACCTCTGCCGGCTGCACGCCGGTGAGGAGGGCTACGAGGCCGACGACATCGACCACTTCGGCAACCGTCGCCTGCGTACCGTGGGCGAGCTCATCCAGAACCAGGTCCGGGTCGGCCTCTCCCGCATGGAGCGGGTCGTCCGCGAGCGGATGACCACCCAGGACGTCGAGGCGATCACGCCGCAGACCCTGATCAACATCCGCCCGGTGGTGGCGGCGATCAAGGAGTTCTTCGGTACGTCGCAGCTGTCCCAGTTCATGGACCAGACCAACCCGCTGGCGGGCCTGACCCACCGGCGACGGCTGAGCGCGCTCGGCCCGGGTGGTCTGTCCCGGGAGCGGGCCGGCTTCGAGGTCCGGGACGTGCACCCGTCGCACTACGGCCGGATGTGCCCGATCGAGACGCCGGAAGGCCCGAACATCGGCCTGATCGGCGCGCTGTCCACCTTCGCCCGGGTCAACCCGTTCGGCTTCATCGAGACGCCGTACCGGAAGGTCGTCGACGGTCGGGTCACCGACCAGATCGACTACCTGACCGCGGACGAGGAGGACCGGTTCGTCAAGGCGCAGGCCAACGCGCCGCTGCTGGCGGACGGCACCTTCGCCGAGGATCGGGTCCTGGTCCGTCGTAAGGGCGGCGAGACCGAGGACGTACCGCCCTCGGCCGTCGACTACATGGACGTGTCGCCGCGGCAGATGACCTCGGTCGCGACCGCGATGATCCCGTTCCTCGAGCACGACGACGCCAACCGGGCCCTGATGGGCGCGAACATGCAGCGGCAGGCCGTGCCGCTGGTGAAGGCGGAGTCGCCGCTGGTCGGCACCGGCATGGAGTACCGTGCCGCGGTCGACGCCGGTGACGTCGTGGTGGCCGAGGTCGGCGGTGTCATCGAGGACCTCTGCGCCGACTACATCACCATCCACCAGGACGACGGCCACCGCCGGACGTACCTGCTGCACAAGTTCCGCCGCTCCAACGCCGGCTCCTGCGTCAACCAGAAGCCGGTGGTCTTCGAGGGCGACCGCGTCGAGGCCGGTCAGGTCATCGCCGACGGTCCGTGCACCGACGAGGGCGAGATGGCGCTCGGGCGTAACCTGCTCGTGGCGTTCATGACCTGGGAGGGGCACAACTACGAGGACGCGATCATCCTGTCGCAGCGCCTCGTGCAGCAGGACGTGCTCACCTCGATCCACATCGAGGAGCACGAGGTCGACGCCCGGGACACCAAGCTCGGGCCGGAGGAGATCACCCGCGACATCCCGAACGTCAGCGAGGAGATGCTCGCCGACCTCGACGAGCGCGGCATCATCCGGATCGGCGCCGAGGTCGTCCCCGGCGACATCCTGGTCGGCAAGGTCACCCCGAAGGGTGAGACCGAGCTGACCCCGGAGGAGCGGCTGCTCCGCGCGATCTTCGGTGAGAAGGCGCGTGAGGTCCGGGACACCTCGCTGAAGGTGCCGCACGGTGAGACCGGCACGGTCATCGGCGTGCGTACCTTCTCCCGCGAGGACGGCGACGAGCTGCCGCCGGGCGTCAACGAGCTGGTCCGGGTGTACGTCGCCCAGAAGCGGAAGATCCAGGACGGCGACAAGCTCGCCGGCCGGCACGGCAACAAGGGCGTCATCTCGAAGATCCTGCCGGTCGAGGACATGCCGTTCCTGGAGGACGGCACGCCGGTCGACATCGTGCTCAACCCGCTCGGTGTGCCGGGCCGGATGAACATCGGCCAGGTGCTCGAGACCCACCTCGGCTGGGTCGCCAAGACCGGTTGGCAGGTCGACGGCGAGGACGCCGACTGGAAGCGTGCGCTGCGCTCGATCGACGCCGCCGAGGCCGAGCCGGACACCAACGTGGCCACCCCGGTCTTCGACGGTGCCCGCGAGGAGGAGATCTCCGGTCTGCTCGCGTCGACCCTGCCCAACCGGGACGGCAAGCAGCTGATCGGCTCCTCGGGTAAGGCGCAGCTGTTCGACGGCCGGTCGGGCGAGCCGCTGCCGGACCCGATCGCGGTCGGTTACATCTACATCCTCAAGCTGAACCACCTGGTCGACGACAAGATCCACGCGCGGTCGACCGGCCCGTACTCGATGATCACGCAGCAGCCGCTGGGTGGTAAGGCGCAGTTCGGTGGACAGCGGTTCGGCGAGATGGAGTGCTGGGCCATGCAGGCCTACGGCGCGGCGTACGCGTTGCAGGAGCTGCTGACCATCAAGTCCGACGACGTCCTGGGCCGGGTGAAGGTCTACGAGGCGATCGTCAAGGGCGAGAACATCCCCGAGCCGGGCATTCCGGAGTCGTTCAAGGTGTTGCTCAAGGAGCTCCAGTCGCTCTGCCTCAACGTCGAGGTGCTCTCCTCCGACGGTGTGGCGCTGGAGATGCGCGAGACCGACGACGAGGTGTTCCGGGCGGCGGAGGAACTCGGCATCGACCTGTCGCGCCGGCCCAACGAGGGTGTGAGCAGCGTCGACGAAGTCTGA
- the rplL gene encoding 50S ribosomal protein L7/L12, whose product MAKLSTDELLDAFKEMTLIELSEFVKQFEETFEVTAAAPVAVAGVAGPAGPAAPVEEEKDEFDVVLESDGGKKIQVIKVVRELTGLGLKEAKDAVESAPKAILEKVNKETAEKAKTKLEGEGAKVTLK is encoded by the coding sequence ATGGCGAAGCTCAGCACCGACGAGCTGCTCGACGCGTTCAAGGAGATGACGCTGATCGAGCTCTCCGAGTTCGTGAAGCAGTTCGAGGAGACCTTCGAGGTCACCGCCGCCGCTCCGGTCGCCGTCGCCGGCGTGGCCGGCCCGGCCGGCCCGGCCGCCCCGGTCGAGGAGGAGAAGGACGAGTTCGACGTCGTCCTCGAGTCCGACGGTGGCAAGAAGATCCAGGTCATCAAGGTCGTGCGTGAGCTGACCGGCCTGGGCCTCAAGGAGGCCAAGGACGCGGTCGAGTCCGCGCCGAAGGCCATCCTGGAGAAGGTCAACAAGGAGACCGCGGAGAAGGCCAAGACCAAGCTCGAGGGCGAGGGCGCCAAGGTCACCCTCAAGTGA
- the rplJ gene encoding 50S ribosomal protein L10: MADKPIRADKATAVAELTEQFRGAGATVLTEYRGLTVAQLTQLRRSLGQETTYTVAKNTLAKRAATDAGISGLDELFTGPTALTFVSGDVVEAAKGLRDFAKANPKLVIKGGVFEGKAISAAEVTKLADLESREVLLAKLAGAMKGNLSKAAALFQAPLSKTARLAAALQDKREKEGAEQA, encoded by the coding sequence ATGGCGGACAAGCCGATCCGGGCCGACAAGGCCACCGCCGTCGCCGAGCTGACCGAACAGTTCCGTGGCGCGGGCGCCACCGTGCTGACCGAGTACCGCGGTCTGACGGTCGCCCAGCTGACCCAGCTGCGGCGCTCGCTGGGCCAGGAGACCACGTACACGGTCGCCAAGAACACGCTGGCCAAGCGCGCCGCGACGGACGCTGGCATCAGCGGCCTCGACGAGCTGTTCACCGGTCCTACCGCGCTGACTTTCGTTTCGGGCGACGTCGTCGAGGCGGCGAAGGGGCTTCGTGACTTCGCGAAGGCCAACCCGAAGCTCGTCATCAAGGGCGGTGTCTTCGAGGGCAAGGCCATTTCCGCGGCCGAGGTCACGAAGCTCGCCGACCTGGAGTCCCGTGAGGTGCTGCTGGCGAAGCTGGCCGGCGCGATGAAGGGCAACCTGAGCAAGGCCGCGGCCCTGTTCCAGGCCCCGCTGTCGAAGACCGCCCGTCTGGCGGCCGCTCTGCAGGACAAGCGCGAGAAGGAAGGTGCCGAGCAGGCCTGA
- a CDS encoding ATP-binding cassette domain-containing protein gives MRLRNVSLRYHRRGPWVLREADAEVGPGEVAVVLGRNGAGKSTLLQVAAGVLRPTRGRVEGRPAHVSWVPERFPADQPFTVAHYLTAMGRVAGLSAAGAARAVDEWTSRLGIAGFRAVRLPELSKGTAQKVGLAQAMLRTPGLLVLDEPWEGLDAAARELVPLVIDEVLAAGGRVLVSDHRNETVRLPGARCWTVTDGTVTESRSAGPAEMVVVEVAVPAARVAGTVARLRSAGHQVLRVRPDTATESRAVDSTAAGGTDPAAPGTGAPSGRVAR, from the coding sequence ATGCGGTTGCGGAACGTGTCGCTGCGGTACCACCGGCGGGGTCCGTGGGTGCTGCGGGAGGCCGACGCGGAGGTCGGCCCGGGGGAGGTGGCGGTCGTGCTCGGCCGTAACGGGGCCGGCAAGTCCACGCTGCTCCAGGTCGCCGCCGGGGTGCTCCGACCGACCCGGGGCCGGGTCGAGGGACGCCCCGCCCACGTCAGCTGGGTCCCGGAGCGGTTCCCCGCCGACCAGCCGTTCACCGTGGCGCACTACCTCACCGCGATGGGCCGGGTGGCCGGGCTGTCGGCCGCCGGGGCCGCGCGGGCGGTGGACGAGTGGACGTCCCGGCTGGGCATCGCCGGCTTCCGCGCGGTCCGCCTGCCGGAGTTGTCGAAGGGGACCGCCCAGAAGGTCGGCCTGGCCCAGGCGATGCTCCGTACCCCCGGCCTGCTGGTCCTCGACGAGCCCTGGGAGGGGCTGGACGCGGCGGCCCGGGAACTGGTCCCGCTGGTGATCGACGAGGTGCTGGCCGCCGGCGGTCGGGTGCTGGTCAGCGACCACCGCAACGAGACGGTCCGGCTGCCCGGGGCACGGTGCTGGACGGTGACCGACGGCACGGTCACCGAGAGCCGGTCGGCGGGCCCGGCGGAGATGGTGGTGGTCGAGGTCGCGGTCCCCGCCGCCCGGGTCGCCGGCACCGTCGCCCGGTTGCGCTCCGCCGGTCACCAGGTGCTGCGGGTACGCCCCGACACCGCCACCGAGTCCCGCGCCGTCGACTCCACCGCCGCCGGCGGGACCGATCCGGCCGCCCCGGGTACGGGCGCCCCGAGCGGCCGGGTGGCCCGGTGA
- the rplA gene encoding 50S ribosomal protein L1, translating into MQRSKSYRKAADVIDRSKLYTPAEAVKLAKETTNVKFDATVEVAMRLGVDPRKADQMVRGTVNLPHGTGKTARVIVFAAGAKAEEAAGAGADEVGTDELVARIQGGWLDFDAAIATPDQMAKIGRIARILGPRGLMPNPKTGTVTMDVAKAVADIKGGKIAFRVDKHSNLHLIIGKASFSEAQLIDNYAAVLDEVLRVKPSAAKGKYLKKVTLTTTMGPGVPVDPNLVKNLQEVSAEG; encoded by the coding sequence ATGCAGCGCAGCAAGAGCTACCGCAAGGCCGCCGACGTCATCGACCGGTCCAAGCTCTACACCCCGGCCGAGGCGGTCAAGCTCGCCAAGGAGACCACCAACGTCAAGTTCGACGCCACGGTCGAGGTCGCCATGCGCCTCGGCGTCGACCCCCGTAAGGCGGACCAGATGGTCCGCGGCACGGTCAACCTGCCGCACGGCACCGGTAAGACCGCCCGCGTGATCGTCTTCGCCGCCGGCGCGAAGGCCGAGGAGGCCGCCGGGGCGGGTGCGGACGAGGTGGGCACCGACGAGCTGGTCGCCCGGATCCAGGGTGGTTGGCTCGACTTCGACGCGGCGATCGCCACGCCGGACCAGATGGCCAAGATCGGCCGGATCGCGCGGATCCTGGGCCCGCGCGGTCTGATGCCGAACCCGAAGACCGGCACGGTGACCATGGACGTCGCCAAGGCCGTCGCGGACATCAAGGGCGGCAAGATCGCCTTCCGGGTGGACAAGCACTCCAACCTCCACCTGATCATCGGCAAGGCGTCCTTCTCCGAGGCGCAGCTGATCGACAACTACGCGGCCGTCCTCGACGAGGTGCTGCGGGTCAAGCCGTCCGCCGCGAAGGGCAAGTACCTCAAGAAGGTCACCCTGACCACCACCATGGGCCCCGGCGTGCCGGTCGACCCGAACCTGGTGAAGAACCTCCAGGAGGTCTCGGCCGAGGGCTGA